Proteins from a single region of Drosophila biarmipes strain raj3 chromosome 3R, RU_DBia_V1.1, whole genome shotgun sequence:
- the LOC108031381 gene encoding RNA-binding protein Pasilla isoform X6 yields the protein MAEDATMETCPSPEIGDSRKRPLDSDPENEQTKRSHFSSGETTYHMKILVPAVASGAIIGKGGETIASLQKDTGARVKMSKSHDFYPGTTERVCLITGSTEAIMVVLEFIMDKIREKPDLTNKIVDAESKQTQERDKQVKILVPNSTAGMIIGKGGAFIKQIKEESGSYVQISQKPKDVSLQERCITIIGDKENNKNACKMILSKIVEDPQSGTCLNVSYADVSGPVANFNPTGSPYATNQNAINSSTASLNSTLGTTIGGANSAASLLVNGTGINLSINLGSPNPAPNLAVATQLLEHIKVAMRGSGYSETVTNEVVSALGVLAKYGVLGMGVGVPHTNGAHSTLGNFLGVTTLDQQTAAAASAATASNVFGAVGQVNLEQYAAAAAAAAAASRPTQSQLDAAAVQFDPFRHLGSATAPGATPVSLNNNSFGLTAATGTATTAQLGGLSKSPTPGDLSSKDSKNVEVPEVIIGAILGPNGRSLVEIQHVSGANVQISKKGIFAPGTRNRIVTITGQPGAIAKAQYLIEQKINDEETKRARQIPLTTVVN from the exons GTGAGACAACGTATCACATGAAAATACTGGTGCCCGCGGTGGCCTCCGGGGCCATCATCGGCAAAGGTGGCGAGACGATCGCCTCCCTGCAGAAGGACACGGGTGCTAGGGTTAAGATGTCCAAGTCCCATGACTTCTACCCAG GCACCACTGAACGCGTGTGCCTGATCACCGGCTCCACGGAGGCCATCATGGTCGTGCTGGAGTTCATCATGGACAAGATCCGCGAGAAGCCCGACCTGACCAACAAGATCGTCGACGCCGAGTCCAAACAGACTCAGGAGCGCGACAAGCAGGTCAAGATCCTGGTGCCCAACTCGACGGCCGGCATGATCATTGGCAAGGGCGGTGCCTTTATCAAACAGATCAAGGAGGAGAGCGGCTCCTATGTCCAGATCTCGCAGAAACCCAAGGATGTCTCCCTGCAGGAGCGCTGCATCACCATAATTGGCGACAAGGAGAACAACAAGAACGCCTGCAAGATGATCCTCTCGAAGATCGTCGAGGATCCCCAGTCGGGCACCTGCCTGAATGTCTCCTATGCGGATGTCAGTGGCCCGGTGGCCAACTTCAATCCGACCGGCTCCCCGTATGCCACCAACCAGAATGCCATCAACTCGAGCACCGCCTCGCTGAACTCCACGCTGGGCACCACGATCGGCGGCGCCAACTCGGCGGCCAGCCTGCTAGTCAACGGCACCGGCATCAATTTGTCCATCAACCTGGGCTCACCCAATCCGGCGCCCAATCTAGCGGTTGCCACTCAGCTGCTCGAGCATATTAAG GTTGCCATGCGCGGCTCTGGCTACTCGGAGACCGTGACGAATGAGGTGGTCTCTGCCCTGGGCGTCCTGGCCAAGTACGGCGTCCTCGGAATGGGCGTGGGTGTGCCGCACACCAACGGCGCCCACTCCACGCTGGGCAACTTCCTCGGGGTGACGACGCTGGACCAGCAGACTGCGGCCGCCGCATCCGCGGCCACCGCCAGCAATGTGTTCGGTGCCGTCGGCCAGGTGAATCTGGAGCAGTATGCCGCTGCagcggcagctgcagctgccgccAGCCGGCCGACGCAGTCGCAACTGGACGCTGCCGCGGTGCAATTCGATCCATTCCGCCATTTGGGCTCGGCCACGGCGCCGGGCGCCACGCCCGTCTCGCTGAACAACAACAGCTTCGGGCTGACGGCAGCCACGGGAACGGCGACCACGGCGCAGCTGGGCGGACTCAGCAAGAGCCCCACTCCGGGCGACCTCAGCTCCAAGGACTCCAAGAACGTCGAGGTGCCGGAAGTGATTATCGGCGCTATTCTAG GTCCGAACGGTCGTAGTTTAGTTGAAATTCAACATGTTTCTGGCGCAAATGTGCAAATTTCCAAAAAGGGCATATTCGCACCTGGCACTAGAAATCGCATTGTAACCATAACTGGTCAGCCTGGTGCCATTGCCAAAGCGCAATATCTAATTGAACAGAAAATCAACGACGAGGAGACAAAGAGGGCGCGACAAATTCCATTAACCACTGTTGtgaattaa
- the LOC108031381 gene encoding RNA-binding protein Pasilla isoform X8, with the protein MHDSLQKGETTYHMKILVPAVASGAIIGKGGETIASLQKDTGARVKMSKSHDFYPGTTERVCLITGSTEAIMVVLEFIMDKIREKPDLTNKIVDAESKQTQERDKQVKILVPNSTAGMIIGKGGAFIKQIKEESGSYVQISQKPKDVSLQERCITIIGDKENNKNACKMILSKIVEDPQSGTCLNVSYADVSGPVANFNPTGSPYATNQNAINSSTASLNSTLGTTIGGANSAASLLVNGTGINLSINLGSPNPAPNLAVATQLLEHIKVAMRGSGYSETVTNEVVSALGVLAKYGVLGMGVGVPHTNGAHSTLGNFLGVTTLDQQTAAAASAATASNVFGAVGQVNLEQYAAAAAAAAAASRPTQSQLDAAAVQFDPFRHLGSATAPGATPVSLNNNSFGLTAATGTATTAQLGGLSKSPTPGDLSSKDSKNVEVPEVIIGAILGPNGRSLVEIQHVSGANVQISKKGIFAPGTRNRIVTITGQPGAIAKAQYLIEQKINDEETKRARQIPLTTVVN; encoded by the exons GTGAGACAACGTATCACATGAAAATACTGGTGCCCGCGGTGGCCTCCGGGGCCATCATCGGCAAAGGTGGCGAGACGATCGCCTCCCTGCAGAAGGACACGGGTGCTAGGGTTAAGATGTCCAAGTCCCATGACTTCTACCCAG GCACCACTGAACGCGTGTGCCTGATCACCGGCTCCACGGAGGCCATCATGGTCGTGCTGGAGTTCATCATGGACAAGATCCGCGAGAAGCCCGACCTGACCAACAAGATCGTCGACGCCGAGTCCAAACAGACTCAGGAGCGCGACAAGCAGGTCAAGATCCTGGTGCCCAACTCGACGGCCGGCATGATCATTGGCAAGGGCGGTGCCTTTATCAAACAGATCAAGGAGGAGAGCGGCTCCTATGTCCAGATCTCGCAGAAACCCAAGGATGTCTCCCTGCAGGAGCGCTGCATCACCATAATTGGCGACAAGGAGAACAACAAGAACGCCTGCAAGATGATCCTCTCGAAGATCGTCGAGGATCCCCAGTCGGGCACCTGCCTGAATGTCTCCTATGCGGATGTCAGTGGCCCGGTGGCCAACTTCAATCCGACCGGCTCCCCGTATGCCACCAACCAGAATGCCATCAACTCGAGCACCGCCTCGCTGAACTCCACGCTGGGCACCACGATCGGCGGCGCCAACTCGGCGGCCAGCCTGCTAGTCAACGGCACCGGCATCAATTTGTCCATCAACCTGGGCTCACCCAATCCGGCGCCCAATCTAGCGGTTGCCACTCAGCTGCTCGAGCATATTAAG GTTGCCATGCGCGGCTCTGGCTACTCGGAGACCGTGACGAATGAGGTGGTCTCTGCCCTGGGCGTCCTGGCCAAGTACGGCGTCCTCGGAATGGGCGTGGGTGTGCCGCACACCAACGGCGCCCACTCCACGCTGGGCAACTTCCTCGGGGTGACGACGCTGGACCAGCAGACTGCGGCCGCCGCATCCGCGGCCACCGCCAGCAATGTGTTCGGTGCCGTCGGCCAGGTGAATCTGGAGCAGTATGCCGCTGCagcggcagctgcagctgccgccAGCCGGCCGACGCAGTCGCAACTGGACGCTGCCGCGGTGCAATTCGATCCATTCCGCCATTTGGGCTCGGCCACGGCGCCGGGCGCCACGCCCGTCTCGCTGAACAACAACAGCTTCGGGCTGACGGCAGCCACGGGAACGGCGACCACGGCGCAGCTGGGCGGACTCAGCAAGAGCCCCACTCCGGGCGACCTCAGCTCCAAGGACTCCAAGAACGTCGAGGTGCCGGAAGTGATTATCGGCGCTATTCTAG GTCCGAACGGTCGTAGTTTAGTTGAAATTCAACATGTTTCTGGCGCAAATGTGCAAATTTCCAAAAAGGGCATATTCGCACCTGGCACTAGAAATCGCATTGTAACCATAACTGGTCAGCCTGGTGCCATTGCCAAAGCGCAATATCTAATTGAACAGAAAATCAACGACGAGGAGACAAAGAGGGCGCGACAAATTCCATTAACCACTGTTGtgaattaa
- the LOC108031381 gene encoding RNA-binding protein Pasilla isoform X10: MKILVPAVASGAIIGKGGETIASLQKDTGARVKMSKSHDFYPGTTERVCLITGSTEAIMVVLEFIMDKIREKPDLTNKIVDAESKQTQERDKQVKILVPNSTAGMIIGKGGAFIKQIKEESGSYVQISQKPKDVSLQERCITIIGDKENNKNACKMILSKIVEDPQSGTCLNVSYADVSGPVANFNPTGSPYATNQNAINSSTASLNSTLGTTIGGANSAASLLVNGTGINLSINLGSPNPAPNLAVATQLLEHIKVAMRGSGYSETVTNEVVSALGVLAKYGVLGMGVGVPHTNGAHSTLGNFLGVTTLDQQTAAAASAATASNVFGAVGQVNLEQYAAAAAAAAAASRPTQSQLDAAAVQFDPFRHLGSATAPGATPVSLNNNSFGLTAATGTATTAQLGGLSKSPTPGDLSSKDSKNVEVPEVIIGAILGPNGRSLVEIQHVSGANVQISKKGIFAPGTRNRIVTITGQPGAIAKAQYLIEQKINDEETKRARQIPLTTVVN, from the exons ATGAAAATACTGGTGCCCGCGGTGGCCTCCGGGGCCATCATCGGCAAAGGTGGCGAGACGATCGCCTCCCTGCAGAAGGACACGGGTGCTAGGGTTAAGATGTCCAAGTCCCATGACTTCTACCCAG GCACCACTGAACGCGTGTGCCTGATCACCGGCTCCACGGAGGCCATCATGGTCGTGCTGGAGTTCATCATGGACAAGATCCGCGAGAAGCCCGACCTGACCAACAAGATCGTCGACGCCGAGTCCAAACAGACTCAGGAGCGCGACAAGCAGGTCAAGATCCTGGTGCCCAACTCGACGGCCGGCATGATCATTGGCAAGGGCGGTGCCTTTATCAAACAGATCAAGGAGGAGAGCGGCTCCTATGTCCAGATCTCGCAGAAACCCAAGGATGTCTCCCTGCAGGAGCGCTGCATCACCATAATTGGCGACAAGGAGAACAACAAGAACGCCTGCAAGATGATCCTCTCGAAGATCGTCGAGGATCCCCAGTCGGGCACCTGCCTGAATGTCTCCTATGCGGATGTCAGTGGCCCGGTGGCCAACTTCAATCCGACCGGCTCCCCGTATGCCACCAACCAGAATGCCATCAACTCGAGCACCGCCTCGCTGAACTCCACGCTGGGCACCACGATCGGCGGCGCCAACTCGGCGGCCAGCCTGCTAGTCAACGGCACCGGCATCAATTTGTCCATCAACCTGGGCTCACCCAATCCGGCGCCCAATCTAGCGGTTGCCACTCAGCTGCTCGAGCATATTAAG GTTGCCATGCGCGGCTCTGGCTACTCGGAGACCGTGACGAATGAGGTGGTCTCTGCCCTGGGCGTCCTGGCCAAGTACGGCGTCCTCGGAATGGGCGTGGGTGTGCCGCACACCAACGGCGCCCACTCCACGCTGGGCAACTTCCTCGGGGTGACGACGCTGGACCAGCAGACTGCGGCCGCCGCATCCGCGGCCACCGCCAGCAATGTGTTCGGTGCCGTCGGCCAGGTGAATCTGGAGCAGTATGCCGCTGCagcggcagctgcagctgccgccAGCCGGCCGACGCAGTCGCAACTGGACGCTGCCGCGGTGCAATTCGATCCATTCCGCCATTTGGGCTCGGCCACGGCGCCGGGCGCCACGCCCGTCTCGCTGAACAACAACAGCTTCGGGCTGACGGCAGCCACGGGAACGGCGACCACGGCGCAGCTGGGCGGACTCAGCAAGAGCCCCACTCCGGGCGACCTCAGCTCCAAGGACTCCAAGAACGTCGAGGTGCCGGAAGTGATTATCGGCGCTATTCTAG GTCCGAACGGTCGTAGTTTAGTTGAAATTCAACATGTTTCTGGCGCAAATGTGCAAATTTCCAAAAAGGGCATATTCGCACCTGGCACTAGAAATCGCATTGTAACCATAACTGGTCAGCCTGGTGCCATTGCCAAAGCGCAATATCTAATTGAACAGAAAATCAACGACGAGGAGACAAAGAGGGCGCGACAAATTCCATTAACCACTGTTGtgaattaa